One region of Cucurbita pepo subsp. pepo cultivar mu-cu-16 chromosome LG03, ASM280686v2, whole genome shotgun sequence genomic DNA includes:
- the LOC111789874 gene encoding transcription factor MYB26-like isoform X1, which translates to MGHHSCCNKQKVKRGLWSPEEDEKLVNYISTYGHGCWSSVPKLAGLQRCGKSCRLRWINYLRPDLKRGSFSPQEAALIVQLHSILGNRWAQIAKQLPGRTDNEVKNFWNSNIKKKLISHEVSALTTFSGHLQNPNVSINNEGFFILNANPNLILTTSAHQDQPCLPTSTLQAGYDLIDYKLQQFSNLNPNANLVHLLPSFSPSTNLLPHNPPSWQSLGGYRSQSLDSDQLMVASGEFVTPMTTLPQYVDGSILHPAKLCEVGEENICSSVPQISAPSQDLDPFTKLSSFPNGYYPQDQCLAANQMAMEQIDMIMSSILQIPSCSSSSALLGLSELSSNLVSSSWGV; encoded by the exons atGGGGCACCATTCTTGCTGTAACAAACAGAAAGTGAAGAGAGGGCTTTGGTCACCCGAGGAAGACGAGAAGCTTGTCAATTACATTTCTACTTACGGCCATGGCTGTTGGAGCTCTGTCCCTAAGCTTGCTG GCTTACAACGATGCGGAAAAAGTTGCAGGCTTCGATGGATAAATTATCTAAGACCCGACCTTAAACGTGGGAGCTTCTCCCCCCAAGAAGCTGCCCTCATTGTTCAACTTCATAGCATTCTTGGCAACAg ATGGGCTCAGATAGCAAAGCAACTACCGGGAAGAACGGACAATGAAGTGAAGAATTTTTGGAATTCGAACATAAAAAAGAAGCTGATCTCTCATGAGGTTTCAGCTTTGACCACCTTTTCTGGCCATCTCCAAAACCCTAATGTTTCCATTAATAATGAGGGCTTCTTTATTCTCAAtgcaaaccctaatttgattCTGACCACCTCAGCCCATCAAGATCAGCCATGTCTTCCAACTTCAACTCTACAAGCTGGTTATGATCTCATTGATTATAAGCTTCAACAATTTTCCAATCTCAATCCAAATGCCAATTTGGTTCATTTGCTGCCTTCGTTTTCCCCCTCAACAAACCTTTTACCTCATAACCCTCCGTCGTGGCAGTCATTGGGCGGATACCGTTCCCAATCGCTCGACTCCGATCAACTAATGGTTGCAAGCGGAGAGTTTGTCACTCCAATGACTACACTACCTCAATACGTCGATGGTTCGATTTTGCATCCCGCAAAATTATGCGAAGTTGGTGAGGAAAATATTTGCTCATCAGTTCCACAAATTTCAGCTCCTTCGCAAGATCTTGACCCATTTACCAAATTATCAAGCTTTCCAAATGGTTATTACCCACAAGATCAATGCTTGGCAGCCAATCAAATGGCAATGGAGCAAATTGACATGATAATGTCGTCGATTTTGCAGATCCCGTCGTGCTCGTCGTCGTCGGCATTGTTGGGTCTATCGGAATTATCGAGCAATCTAGTTTCGTCAAGCTGGGGAGTGTAG
- the LOC111790255 gene encoding transcription factor MYB26-like, whose amino-acid sequence MQEGFGHPRKTRSLSITFLLTIITKLAGLQRCGKSCRLRWINYLRPDLKRGSFSPQEAALIVQLHSILGNRWAQIAKQLPGRTDNEVKNFWNSNIKKKLISHEVSALTTFSGHLQNPNVSINNEGFFILNANPNLILTTSAHQDQPCLPTSTLQAGYDLIDYKLQQFSNLNPNANLVHLLPSFSPSTNLLPHNPPSWQSLGGYRSQSLDSDQLMVASGEFVTPMTTLPQYVDGSILHPAKLCEVGEENICSSVPQISAPSQDLDPFTKLSSFPNGYYPQDQCLAANQMAMEQIDMIMSSILQIPSCSSSSSLLGLSELSSNLVSSSWGV is encoded by the exons aTGCA AGAGGGCTTTGGTCACCCGAGGAAGACGAGAAGCTTGTCAATTACATTTCTACTTACAATTATTACTAAGCTTGCTG GCTTACAACGATGCGGAAAAAGTTGCAGGCTTCGATGGATAAATTATCTAAGACCCGACCTTAAACGTGGGAGCTTCTCCCCCCAAGAAGCTGCCCTCATTGTTCAACTTCATAGCATTCTTGGCAACAg ATGGGCTCAGATAGCAAAGCAACTACCGGGAAGAACGGACAATGAAGTGAAGAATTTTTGGAATTCGAACATAAAAAAGAAGCTGATCTCTCATGAGGTTTCAGCTTTGACCACCTTTTCTGGCCATCTCCAAAACCCTAATGTTTCCATTAATAATGAGGGCTTCTTTATTCTCAAtgcaaaccctaatttgattCTGACCACCTCAGCCCATCAAGATCAGCCATGTCTTCCAACTTCAACTCTACAAGCTGGTTATGATCTCATTGATTATAAGCTTCAACAATTTTCCAATCTCAATCCAAATGCCAATTTGGTTCATTTGCTGCCTTCGTTTTCCCCCTCAACAAACCTTTTACCTCATAACCCTCCGTCGTGGCAGTCATTGGGCGGATACCGTTCCCAATCGCTCGACTCCGATCAACTAATGGTTGCAAGCGGAGAGTTTGTCACTCCAATGACTACACTACCTCAATACGTCGATGGTTCGATTTTGCATCCCGCAAAATTATGCGAAGTTGGTGAGGAAAATATTTGCTCATCAGTTCCACAAATTTCAGCTCCTTCGCAAGATCTTGACCCATTTACCAAATTATCAAGCTTTCCAAATGGTTATTACCCACAAGATCAATGCTTGGCAGCCAATCAAATGGCAATGGAGCAAATTGACATGATAATGTCGTCGATTTTGCAGATCCCGTCGTgctcgtcgtcgtcgtcattGTTGGGTCTATCGGAATTATCGAGCAATCTAGTTTCGTCAAGCTGGGGAGTGTAG
- the LOC111789874 gene encoding transcription factor MYB26-like isoform X2, protein MGHHSCCNKQKVKRGLWSPEEDEKLVNYISTYGHGCWSSVPKLAGLQRCGKSCRLRWINYLRPDLKRGSFSPQEAALIVQLHSILGNRWAQIAKQLPGRTDNEVKNFWNSNIKKKLISHEVSALTTFSGHLQNPNVSINNEGFFILNANPNLILTTSAHQDQPCLPTSTLQAGYDLIDYKLQQFSNLNPNANLVHLLPSFSPSTNLLPHNPPSWQSLGGYRSQSLDSDQLMVASGEFVTPMTTLPQYVDGSILHPAKLCEVDPVVLVVVGIVGSIGIIEQSSFVKLGSVGYIGTS, encoded by the exons atGGGGCACCATTCTTGCTGTAACAAACAGAAAGTGAAGAGAGGGCTTTGGTCACCCGAGGAAGACGAGAAGCTTGTCAATTACATTTCTACTTACGGCCATGGCTGTTGGAGCTCTGTCCCTAAGCTTGCTG GCTTACAACGATGCGGAAAAAGTTGCAGGCTTCGATGGATAAATTATCTAAGACCCGACCTTAAACGTGGGAGCTTCTCCCCCCAAGAAGCTGCCCTCATTGTTCAACTTCATAGCATTCTTGGCAACAg ATGGGCTCAGATAGCAAAGCAACTACCGGGAAGAACGGACAATGAAGTGAAGAATTTTTGGAATTCGAACATAAAAAAGAAGCTGATCTCTCATGAGGTTTCAGCTTTGACCACCTTTTCTGGCCATCTCCAAAACCCTAATGTTTCCATTAATAATGAGGGCTTCTTTATTCTCAAtgcaaaccctaatttgattCTGACCACCTCAGCCCATCAAGATCAGCCATGTCTTCCAACTTCAACTCTACAAGCTGGTTATGATCTCATTGATTATAAGCTTCAACAATTTTCCAATCTCAATCCAAATGCCAATTTGGTTCATTTGCTGCCTTCGTTTTCCCCCTCAACAAACCTTTTACCTCATAACCCTCCGTCGTGGCAGTCATTGGGCGGATACCGTTCCCAATCGCTCGACTCCGATCAACTAATGGTTGCAAGCGGAGAGTTTGTCACTCCAATGACTACACTACCTCAATACGTCGATGGTTCGATTTTGCATCCCGCAAAATTATGCGAAGTTG ATCCCGTCGTGCTCGTCGTCGTCGGCATTGTTGGGTCTATCGGAATTATCGAGCAATCTAGTTTCGTCAAGCTGGGGAGTGTAGGATACATAGGTACGTCATAG